The Novosphingobium sp. G106 DNA segment CCGCTCTCGGCTCCGGCGGCGAGAAGATGTTCGGACTCTACATCAGAGGCAGCAGCGGTATTAGCGTCACCAATAGCGAATTTACCGAGCTGCAAAACGGCATATTTGCCTACAATAGTAATGGCGTGATCGTCTCTGGTAACGCATTTCACGATTTGCAATCGGATGGCGTTCAAAGCTCCAACACATCTCACCTGAGCGTATCTGACAACTTCTTCACTGACTTCCATCCGCAGAGCGGTGATCATCCCGATGCAATCCAGATTTTCACATCAGGCCAAGCCGGACCAACTACCGACATTTCGATCTCCGGTAACGTGGTGGCTCGGGGAACTGGTGATGCAGCCCAAGGTATCTTCATTACCGACGAGGCAGGAACGACATTTCAGAATGTGTCGATCACGGACAATCTGCTGATCGGCACGATGTGGAATGCTATCATGCTCACCGGGGCAACGAGCGGAACGATCACAAACAACACGGTCCTCGGGTATCCCGATATGCTGGCATTCTTGCGCATGGATTCCTCGCCGGTGACGGTGGCGGGTAACTCGGCGACAGCCTACGTCACCGGCGCGTACGGCAACGCGGTACCTCCTGATAACTCGCTCGCAACTGCGCCACTCGATTGTGGCGCCTACGTGCTGTCTAACTGGTATGCAGCGCACGCGCTGCCCGCTTTTTTCGATGGTTCAACAGCGGTGATGTCAGCTGAATTGGGCTTTTCTTTGAATATTCCGACACTAAGCGCAAGCACTTCACTTTTTAGTGATACCACCCTCCACGCGCCCGTTGTTTATTACGGGTCAGATGGAGCAGACGTCCTCGACGCCCAAGCGCTGAACGCTGACATCATTTATGGCGGTGCCGGCAATGACATTCTTTACGGGAAGGGCAGTGGAGCAGTGCTCAACGGCGGCACGGGCGACGATACGTATTATATCCGAAGTGCGGGTGACCTGGCGGTCGAGAAGTCGGGTGAAGGGCTCGATCAGGTCTTTTCTTCGATCGATTACACCTTAGGGGCAAATATCGAGCGACTTACCCTTGTCGGCACGGCGCTCAATGGTTCCGGCAATGAGCTGGACAATCAGATATTCGGGAACGATTCTGGCGATCTGCTTCACGGCCTGGCTGGTAATGATGTGCTCCAAGGCGGTGCAGGAAATGATATCCTCTTTGGCGATGACGGCAACGACACGCTTAAGGGTGGTCCCGGTGACGATCAATTGCATGGCGGTGCTGGAAACGACATTATTGAAGGCGGCGTCGGCAACGACAAGATGTGGGGGGATGCCGGTGCCGATAAATTTATATTTCGCGATGAAAGCGTAAAAGCACATGACTCTGATGAAATTTTTGGTTTCGAAAGAGGCGTAGATAAAATCGACCTCAGCGCGATTGATGCAAACATAAATGCCAGAGGAAATAACGCATTCAAGCTAATTGGCGCGCAAGACTTCCACCACTCCAGTGGAGAGCTGCAAGCCAAGCCTTACGGCGATGGGATCATGGTGTCGGGTGACGTCAACGGGGACGGATCTCCCGACTTTCAAATTCTCGTACATAACATAGCTGCTCTTTCAAAGAGCGATTTTGTACTTTGATTTTCCAAGAAGGCGCTGCCCATCCGGGCGGGACAAAAAGTTTCTGATAACGCAGCGCGCCTGCGGCCGTCGCGAAAGGTAGCACGTGAAGGCTCTAAGCGAACGGATGCTTTCAATATCGTGACGTCTTGACTTGAGCCTTCAAAACGCCTCCATCTTGGCACGTCCGGGCGGGGTTTTTGAATAGCTCAGCATGCCATAAGCAAAGAGTAGGCAAGCGAGCTCGACGTCGATGCCGCGGAGGCGGGCCCCAAAGCCGATCAAGGCGGCTTGCGGCCCCTCTGAATGCTCCAAGATCAATCCCAGTCGCTCTCGGCCGGCGTCTGATCTTTGAATTCCTAGATAGGGAACAGCTGCGGCCCCGCGCCGCTACTAGCGCGCGGGGTGCTGCATCATGCACGATATCGTTGCCGGACCCATCGCACCAGTCGGTGGAGATCTCCACCGTAACAACGCGCCATCGCTCCGACTGCCATAGATCCAGTTCCTTTCCTGCCAACTTACGACGGCGGACCGCGGGCACCCGACCTGCTTCAGGCAGGAACGCCAGTGCAGGTTGGGATAACCGGTGCTCCCTCACAAGGCCCT contains these protein-coding regions:
- a CDS encoding right-handed parallel beta-helix repeat-containing protein; this translates as MSVFYVSTSADLSAASVSAKAGDVISLASGTYSALWLDGLNFSSTVTITSTDPNNPAVLTGLNVQGSSNLAFTNLGLAGQADGKIYDFGVLGSSNISFDHVSVSGPALGSGGEKMFGLYIRGSSGISVTNSEFTELQNGIFAYNSNGVIVSGNAFHDLQSDGVQSSNTSHLSVSDNFFTDFHPQSGDHPDAIQIFTSGQAGPTTDISISGNVVARGTGDAAQGIFITDEAGTTFQNVSITDNLLIGTMWNAIMLTGATSGTITNNTVLGYPDMLAFLRMDSSPVTVAGNSATAYVTGAYGNAVPPDNSLATAPLDCGAYVLSNWYAAHALPAFFDGSTAVMSAELGFSLNIPTLSASTSLFSDTTLHAPVVYYGSDGADVLDAQALNADIIYGGAGNDILYGKGSGAVLNGGTGDDTYYIRSAGDLAVEKSGEGLDQVFSSIDYTLGANIERLTLVGTALNGSGNELDNQIFGNDSGDLLHGLAGNDVLQGGAGNDILFGDDGNDTLKGGPGDDQLHGGAGNDIIEGGVGNDKMWGDAGADKFIFRDESVKAHDSDEIFGFERGVDKIDLSAIDANINARGNNAFKLIGAQDFHHSSGELQAKPYGDGIMVSGDVNGDGSPDFQILVHNIAALSKSDFVL